One Phoenix dactylifera cultivar Barhee BC4 unplaced genomic scaffold, palm_55x_up_171113_PBpolish2nd_filt_p 000165F, whole genome shotgun sequence DNA segment encodes these proteins:
- the LOC103699576 gene encoding uncharacterized protein LOC103699576 isoform X1 has product MPLRKSRSSAVEKALSPEEQQAKKEGKLSSTESAVRKAEDVVSSMLAKGFVLSKDALKRARSFDERYHFMSGASAMALVPWRISLELLGNHHPLLPLQVKLQSCTRVKTF; this is encoded by the exons ATGCCTTTGAGAAAATCAAGATCGAGTGCTGTTGAGAAAGCCTTGTCTCCTGAAGAACAGCAAGCAAAG AAGGAAGGGAAGCTCTCGTCAACTGAGTCTGCAGTGAGGAAGGCAGAGGATGTGGTGAGCAGCATGCTGGCCAAGGGTTTTGTCCTGAGCAAGGATGCCCTCAAGAGAGCCAGGTCCTTTGACGAACGGTACCATTTTATGTCCGGCGCCTCAGCTATGGCTTTAGTCCCCTGGAGGATCTCACTGGAATTATTGGgcaatcatcatcctcttctaCCTCTACAAGTCAAGCTCCAGAGCTGTACTCGCGTGAAGACTTTCTAG
- the LOC103699576 gene encoding binding partner of ACD11 1-like isoform X2, producing MPLRKSRSSAVEKALSPEEQQAKEGKLSSTESAVRKAEDVVSSMLAKGFVLSKDALKRARSFDERYHFMSGASAMALVPWRISLELLGNHHPLLPLQVKLQSCTRVKTF from the exons ATGCCTTTGAGAAAATCAAGATCGAGTGCTGTTGAGAAAGCCTTGTCTCCTGAAGAACAGCAAGCAAAG GAAGGGAAGCTCTCGTCAACTGAGTCTGCAGTGAGGAAGGCAGAGGATGTGGTGAGCAGCATGCTGGCCAAGGGTTTTGTCCTGAGCAAGGATGCCCTCAAGAGAGCCAGGTCCTTTGACGAACGGTACCATTTTATGTCCGGCGCCTCAGCTATGGCTTTAGTCCCCTGGAGGATCTCACTGGAATTATTGGgcaatcatcatcctcttctaCCTCTACAAGTCAAGCTCCAGAGCTGTACTCGCGTGAAGACTTTCTAG
- the LOC120103813 gene encoding probable protein S-acyltransferase 12, which translates to MGMECCRGANPFRLCSGLKVLGYFMILLVASIIAVSYCAVIVIAWGPRLFVGGLVSVLALAIVIVFHLLLALLIWSYFMVVFVDPGSVPLNWRPTLEEENLEIGSSVTLSDYVAPETRASAWPSSEGLERRPTIGYCSRCHNSKPPRCHHCSVCQRCVLKMDHHCVWVVNCVGARNYKCFLLFLLYTFLETVLDAVALLPRFVKFFGDARNHNSSPGKLAVTFLAFVLNLAFALSLLCFVIMHTSLVLSNTTTIEVHEKKKGAVWKYDLGKRRNFEQVFGTKKLLWFLPLYSQEDLEKMPALQGLDFPTRSDVET; encoded by the exons ATGGGCATGGAGTGCTGCCGCGGAGCCAACCCCTTCCGCCTCTGCTCTGGGCTCAAGGTCCTCGGCTACTTCATGATCCTCCTCGTCGCCTCCATCATCGCCGTCTCCTACTGCGCCGTCATCGTCATCGCCTGGGGCCCGCGCCTCTTCGTTGGCGGCCTCGTCTCCGTCCTCGCCCTCGCCATCGTCATCGTCTTCCATCTCCTG CTTGCTTTGTTAATATGGAGTTATTTTATGGTAGTTTTTGTTGACCCGGGTTCTGTTCCTCTAAATTGGAGACCAACACTTGAAGAAGAGAACTTAGAAATTGGAAGTTCCGTGACATTATCTGATTATGTTGCTCCTGAGACCAGGGCTTCTGCATGGCCCAGTTCAGAGGGGTTGGAAAGAAGACCAACTATAGGCTACTGCAGTCGCTGTCACAATAGCAAACCTCCACGTTGCCATCACTGTTCTGTTT GTCAAAGATGCGTCCTGAAGATGGATCATCATTGTGTATGGGTTGTCAACTGTGTTGGAGCACGCAACTATaaatgttttcttctttttctg CTCTATACTTTCCTTGAGACGGTTTTAGATGCTGTTGCATTACTTCCACGTTTTGTCAAGTTCTTTGGTGATGCAAGGAACCATAATAGCTCCCCTGGCAAGCTTGCTGTTACATTTCTTGCTTTTG TTCTGAATCTAGCTTTTGCACTGAGCCTTCTCTGTTTTGTGATCATGCACACATCTCTTGTTTTGAGCAATACCACGACAATAGAG GTTcacgagaagaagaaaggagctgTATGGAAATATGACTTAGGAAAGAGGAGAAATTTCGAACAG GTTTTTGGCACTAAAAAATTGCTCTGGTTTCTGCCATTGTACTCACAAGAGGATTTAGAAAAGATGCCTGCACTTCAAGGCCTAGATTTCCCAACCCGTTCAGATGTTGAAACGTAA
- the LOC103700097 gene encoding probable lysophospholipase BODYGUARD 3 codes for MGGGGSARFAVAVVGRVVNDVVSFVVFTVLDLLDVMLCLVYKLVDYAMEAEWKPCYCCSSPKDMIASSGQILVSEKGGSKVVRLSSTKLQLEDISDTLYSRPSLVSDVSRTTVQELRRIKKERRGNRRPAAGLRSAGGVRSASSNTTTFTINSTIIQMLQGKIGGDASCPVPRWSDCDCPTCTSWSSPSGSRDSLLFVHADGPKDGGVAEEDVLFIHGFISSSSFWTETVFPNFSDEARARYRLFAVDLLGFGRSPKPADSLYTLREHVEMIERSVLERYKVRSFHIVAHSLGSILALALAVKYPGAVKSLTLLAPPYFPVPKGEKGTQFVLRRVAPRRVWPAIAFGASVACWYEHISRTVCLVVCKNHRLWELAFKFVTRNRIRTFLMDGFFCHTHNAAWHTLHNIICGSAGKIDGYLDAVRDQLSCDVTVIHGRDDELLPLSCSYDVRCKIPRAHVKVVDNKDHITIVVGRQKAFARELEEIWKNTRR; via the exons ATGGGAGGTGGTGGGTCGGCGAGATTTGCGGTGGCGGTAGTCGGTCGAGTGGTGAACGACGTCGTGAGCTTCGTCGTGTTCACCGTTCTGGATTTGCTTGACGTAATGCTGTGTCTTGTTTATAAGCTGGTGGACTACGCCATGGAGGCCGAGTGGAAGCCCTGCTACTGCTGCTCCTCCCCCAAGGACATGATCGCCAGCAGCGGCCAGATTCTCGTGTCGGAGAAAGGCGGCTCGAAAGTAGTCCGCCTCTCCTCCACCAAGCTCCAGCTGGAGGACATCTCGGACACCTTGTACTCCCGGCCGTCCCTCGTCTCCGATGTCTCCCGGACGACAGTGCAAGAGCTCCGAAGGATTAAAAAGGAGCGACGAGGCAACCGGCGTCCTGCGGCGGGCTTACGGAGCGCAGGCGGTGTTAGATCTGCATCGTCGAACACCACGACGTTCACCATCAACTCCACCATCATCCAGATGCTCCAGGGAAAGATCGGTGGCGACGCGTCGTGCCCCGTGCCACGGTGGTCCGACTGCGACTGCCCGACTTGCACCTCCTGGAGCTCCCCCTCCGGCTCCCGCGACTCCCTCCTCTTCGTCCACGCCGACGGCCCCAAAG ATGGAggggtggcggaggaggacgtGCTGTTCATACATGGATTCATATCGTCGTCGTCGTTCTGGACGGAGACGGTGTTCCCGAACTTCTCCGACGAGGCGAGGGCGCGGTACCGGCTGTTCGCGGTGGACCTGCTGGGGTTCGGGCGGAGCCCGAAGCCGGCTGACTCGCTGTACACGCTCAGAGAGCACGTCGAGATGATCGAGCGTTCGGTGCTGGAGCGCTACAAGGTCCGGTCCTTCCACATTGTCGCCCACTCCCTCGGCTCCATCCTCGCCCTCGCCCTCGCTGTCAAGTACCCCGGCGCAGTCAAATCCCTGACCCTCCTCGCCCCG CCTTATTTTCCGGTGCCCAAGGGGGAGAAAGGGACGCAGTTCGTGCTGCGGCGGGTGGCGCCGCGGCGGGTGTGGCCGGCGATAGCTTTCGGGGCGTCGGTGGCGTGCTGGTACGAGCACATCAGCCGGACGGTGTGCCTGGTGGTGTGCAAGAACCACCGGTTGTGGGAGCTCGCCTTCAAGTTCGTCACCCGCAACAG GATTAGGACCTTCTTGATGGATGGCTTCTTCTGCCACACCCATAATGCTGCATGGCACACTCTACATAACATTATTTGTGGAAGCGCTGGAAAGATTGATGGTTATCTTGATGCAGTAAGAGATCAGCTTAGCTGTGATGTAACAGTGATCCATGGGAGGGACGACGAGCTCCTTCCACTTAGTTGTAGTTATGATGTCCGGTGCAAGATTCCTCGAGCTCATGTTAAGGTTGTTGACAACAAGGACCACATCACCATTGTCGTTGGCCGGCAGAAGGCTTTTGCCCGAGAGCTTGAGGAGatatggaagaacacaagacgCTGA